The nucleotide window CAGCACGAACCACGGCAGGGGGACCGTCCAGGTCGTCGACAGCGTGTGCGCCGCCGACGTGCTCAGGTCCGCCATCGCCGCCTTCGTCCGGGCGCGGATCGTCTCCTGGGTGAAGCCGCCTTCGTCGAGGATGACGTTCTTCAGCGCCGGGTGGGCGTCGCCGAGGAACGTCACCAGCGCGGCGGCCGACCGGGCGCGCAGCTCCAGTGGACAGACGAGCGGGCCGTGCTCGGCCTTGCCGCCCGGGACCTCCGCGGGGTCGAGCACCAGGACGTCGGTCAGCAGGCTCGGCGCCGGACGGCCGTCGGCCAGCTCGGCGGGCAGCAGCCGCCTCGGGGCCGCCACCTGTGACTTGAGCCACATGGCCTGCTCGCGTGCTCCCGCGTCCGTCCTGCGCAGCTTGGCCGCCGCGACGGCGGCGCGCAGGCGCTCGTCCGGCGGATCGCCCAGGGCGAGCAGGGGTTCGTACACCCGCAGGTAAGCCACGAAGGGACGGAGCACGGGTAGATCGTGGCACGTCTACCTGCATCGATCGTCACCGACCGGCCGGTAACCGGTGTCCGGCGGACACTGTCACCACCGGCACACCGTGCCACGTCGCATCGAACCCCCCGGACACGGTACGGTGTGACCAGGAAAGAATTGTCGAGACGATGCGGGGCCGCCGATTCCCCCGGCCGCCCCGCCCCTGTGCGAGGGGGTCGAGCCATGGGGCGCGGCCGGGCTAAGGCCAAGCAGACGAAGGTGGCGCGTGAGCTCAAGTACAGCTCGCACGAGACCGACTTCGATGCTTTGCAGCGCGAGCTGTCGAGTAACTCCTCCAGTGACAACCACCATGAGGACTCTGCCGACAGCCGGTATGAAGACCCGTACGACGACGGGTACGACGAGTACCGTCGTTGAGCACGCGTAAACGCGCGAGGGTGGAGCCGGGCCACATCCGGCAACCGCCCTCGCGCGTCGCGTGCTGCCCAGAACCGGGGCTGCGAAGCGATGGAGGAGTGAACCGGTGATAAGTCGGGTTGGAGTCGTCGGAGCGGGCCTCATGGGGTCCGGTATCGCCGAGGTGCACGCGCGGTCCGGGGTGGACGTCGTGGTCACCGAGGTGAACCAGCCGGCGCTCGACGCGGGCAAGGCGCGCATCGAGAAGTCGCTGCAACGCGGCGTCAAGAACGGCAAGCTGACCGCCGAGGACGCCGATGCGGCGCTCGCCAGGCTCCGCTTCACCACGGACATCGCCGAGTTCGCCGACCGCGAACTGGTCATCGAGGCGATCCTCGAGCAGGAGCAGGCGAAGGTCGACGTCTTCCGCCAGCTCGACAAGATCGTCGAGGCCGAGGATGCGCTGTTCGCGTCCAACACGTCGTCGATCCCGATCATGAAGCTGGGCATGGCGACGAGCCGTCCGCAGCAGGTGGTCGGCATCCACTTCTTCAACCCGGTGCCCGTGCTGCCGCTGGTGGAGCTGGTGCCCTCGCTGCTGACCAGCGAGGAGACCGCCCGCCGCGCGGAGGAGCACGCGACGAAGGCGCTGGGCAAGACCGTGATCCGCTCGCAGGACCGCGCCGGGTTCATCGTGAACTCGCTGCTGGTGCCGTACCTGCTTTCGGCGATCCGCATGATCGAGTCGGGCTTCGCGTCGGCGGAGGACATCGACCGCGGCATGGAGCTGGGCACCGCCCACCCGATGGGCCCGCTGCGCCTGTCCGACCTGATCGGGCTGGACACCATCAAGGCCATCGCGGACTCGATGTACGCGGAGTTCAAGGAGCCGCTGTACTCGTCGCCGCCGCTGCTGCTGCGCATGGTGGACGCGGGCCTGCTCGGCAAGAAGACCGGCCGCGGCTTCTACTCCTACGGCTGATCGACTTTCGTTGCGGTCCGGGCCTCCGTTCGGTGGCCCGGACAGCGACTTCGTCGGCTGGGCGACGCCGTCCGGGCTCGCTTGACTGTCGGGTATGCCCGAACTGACCCGACGCACTCTTCTCCAAGCCGCTCCCGCTGCCGGCCTCCCGTGGCCGTCCCACGGTCACCGCGTGACCACGTTCGTCTTCGCCGCGGGCGCCAACGGCGTCTCGGCCGCGCCGGCCGAGCTGGTCCTGCGCGGCCACCGCGGCGTCGGGGTCGACCTGTCCAGGCACCAGTTCCGGCTCTCGTACCAGGCGCCCCAGGACCTGGCGGCGTTCGCGACGGAGCGGTCACCGCTGGCCGGGGTGACGGTTGCGGACCAGGTGGCGGCCACAGTGGACGTCGTCCGCCGCGCGGCCGCGCACGGCCCGGTGGTGCTGGTCGGCGCCAGCATCGGCGGCGCGGCGATCACCCTGGTCGCGGACGCGGTACCGCACCTGATCGACCTCCTCGTCTACGACGCGGCGTTCTGCTGCGTCGACCTCCCGACCCCGGACGAGTACCTGAAGACCCCCGAGGCGGCGTCGTCGGCGATCGGCGACCTCCTGGGTTTCGTCGCCGCCGACCCGGCGGTGGTCGGCGCGGTCCGCTGCAACTGGCGCACGGCCGACCGCGCCCTGCTCACGGCGGCGAAGAGCGCGTTCATGGCGGAGGCCACGGACGCGGAGTTCTTCACGTTCCTCAACGGCATGGCCCCGGACGAGCTCCCCGGCAAGGGCGCGACCCCGGCCCGCGGCAGCCGCGCCCGCTGGGGCCGGGTGCCCCGCGTCTACGTCCGGCACCTGCGTGACCGGGTCATCCCGCTCGCGCTGCAGAACCGCATGATCCGCGACGCGGACGCGGCCACGCCGGGCAACCGCTTCCGCGTGTTCGACCTCGACACGAGCCACGTCCCGGACACCCGGAACCTCGCCGAGCTGGTCGGCATCTACGACGCGCTGGCCTGATCGAACCGCACGGGCGCGTCGAAGGCGGCGCGCCGGGCCGCCCGCCGCAGGACGGCGAGCACGGCGGGCCCGAGCAGCACGATCGCGACGGTGTTGGTGATCGCGCGGCCGGTGTCCCAGCCGAGGGTCGACGTCAGGACGGTGTAGACGGCGAACCGGTGGAGGTTTTCCGTCAGTGGCGCGCCGGGCACGAAGCCGAGTTGCGCGCTGTCCCCGGCGAGGAACGGCCACGACCACAGGCTCATCAGCAGCCCGAAGAAGTAGGCCGCGAAGACGCCGTAGCCGACCAGCAGCACGATCTCGGCTTTGCCGCGCGGCTTGCGCGGCAGCAGGCCGGCCCCGAGCCCGATCAGCGACGAGGCGAGCATCTGGAACGGCAGCCACGGCCCGACGCCGGCGGTGAGCAGCGCGCTCGTGAACAGCGACGTCGAGCCGAGCACGAAGCCGAACCCGGGCCCGAAGACGCGACCGGCGAGGACGAGCAGGAAGAAGACCAGCTCGATACCGCCGGTCCCCGCGCTCAGCGGCCGGAGGCCGGCGTTGACGGCCGAGAGCACGCCGAGGAGGGCGAGCGCCTTGGCGTCGATGCCGCCGCGGGACAGCTCGCCGAGCACGACCAGGATGAGCACCGGCAGGGTGGCCATGAAGACGAAGGGCGCGTCGGCGGTGTGCGCGGCCGCGGTCGGCTGGGGATGGGTGAAGAGGGGCCAGCAGAACATGGCCAGCCCGAGGAGGCTCGCGACGGTGAGGATGATCGCGGGCCGGGGAGTCAGGCGGATGGTGCGGGGCGGTGGGCCGAGGAAGTCGGTCATGCCGGAGTCACCGCCGTCGTGAGCGCAGATGGGCGCGCCGACAGCGGCCGAGCGCGGATGCTGCGGGCGGACCGTTGCCTGCCGGCGCGCGGTTCGCGGGGCGTTGCCCACGCGCCCGGTCTGCCGGCGGTGCGGTTGCACCCCCGGCCGAACGCAGCCGACCGAACCCAGCAGACCGACGGCGCGCTTGGACACCGGCCAGACGCGGCCGTCCAGGGTCCGCAGGACGAGCGCCGGGTTGGGATCTCCCCCGCCCCCGCCCCACCCCTCCGCCTCCGCCGCCTCATGTCAGTGCTTCCGCTACCTCGTCGACCGTCAGCCAGGGCTCGGGCGCCAAGATCTTCGCCACCTGGGGGGCGAACGCCGGTGATGCCACGACCACCTCCTTGGTCGGGCCGTCCGCTACCAGCTCGCCCTCGGCCATCACTGCCACTCGGGTGGCCGCCGTGGCCACGAACTCGACGTCGTGGGTGGCCAGCACTATCGCGTGGCCCTGCGAGGCCAGCTCTCGCAGGGCCGCCGCGAAGCGCCTTTTTGCGTGGTAATCGAGGCCGCGTGTGGGCTCGTCGAGCAGGATCACCGGTGGGGCCGACGCCAGCTGGATCGCCAGCACCAACGACAGCCGCTGCCCTTCCGAAAGATCGCCGGGGTGCGCTTCACCGGCGATCCCGGGGGTGAGCCGGTCCAGCAGCTTGCGAGCCGTTCCTGCCGGTACCTGCGACTCGGTGTCCGCCTGTGCGCACTCGGCGTCCACCGAATCGAGGTACAGCAGGTCGGCCGGTGTCTGCGGGACCAGCCCGACGCGCTGACGGGCCACTCGTGGCTTGAGCGACGCAGGGTCCACTCCGCCGACGTCGACCTTCCCCGCCGACCTCGGCCCGCTGCCCTGCACCGCCCAGAGAAGCGACGACTTGCCGGAGCCGTTGCGTCCCATCAGCGCTACTACTTCCCCCGGCCCGACACGCAGGTCAACCCCGCGCACCGCCAGGACATCTCCGTATCGGACCACCACCTCTCTCACGTCCAGTGCCGAACCGGTCACCGAGAGACTACGACCCACCACCGACAATTTCCGGAGCCGCGAGCGCAGCGGCCCCGCGAGGCGCCGCGCGTCGCGGACCGACAGCGGCAACGGCGACCAGCCCGCCAGGCGGCCCAGCTCGGCGATCGGCGGGGCGATCGCCGACGTCTCGAAGATCTCCGCCGGCGGTCCCGACCGCACCGAGCCGTCGCCCGGCAGGTACAGCAACCGGTCCGCGTACTGCGCCACCCGCTCCATCCGGTGCTCCGCCACGATCACCGTCGTCCCCAGGTCGTGGACCAGCCGTGTGATCGCCGCGAGGACGTCCTCGGCGGCCGTCGGGTCCAGTGCCGACGTCGGCTCGTCCAGCACGACCACCGACGGGTGCGCCGTCAGCACCGAACCGATCGCCACGCGCTGCTGCTGGCCGCCCGACAGCGTCCGAAGTGGACGGTTGCGCAGGTCGGCGATGCCCAGCAGGTCCAGGGTTTCCTCGACGCGCTTGCGCATGACGTCCGGCGGCACCGCCAGCTGCTCCATCGCGTACGCGAGCTCCTCCTCGACGGTGTCCGTCACGAACCCGGACAGCGGGTCCTGCCCGACGACACCGACGATCGACGCCAGCTCTCGCGGCGGGTGCAAAGACGTGTCGAACCCCCCGACGACGACCCGCCCGGAAAGCCGGCCGCCGGTGAAGTGCGGGACGAGGCCGTTGAGCGCGCCGAGCAACGTCGACTTCCCCGCCCCCGTCGGCCCCGCGACCAGGCACAACTCGCCCTCTTCGACCACCAGGGACACGTCGGACAGCACCGGCCGCGCCGCGTCCGGGTAGGTCACCGTGACCTGGGAGAACTCGATCACCGGACAACCTCCGACACACGGGGCGCGACGAACGCCGGCAGCACCGCCACCAGCAGGGACAACACATGGGCCCAGGAAACCTCGGGCCAGCGCAACGGGCTCAGCGACGGGAACAGCCGGTCGGGGTCGATCCGCGCGGTGACGAACAGCAGCGCGCACGCCCCGACGCCGGCCGCGACGACCAGCGTCTCGGGCCACCGCCACGGATCCGGCCGGTACGCGGTCCGCCGCACTCGCCGCCCGCCGAGGACGAAACCGACGACCGCCACCGTCAGGCCCGCCGCCAGCAGCGGCACGCCGAGCCAGGACGACGTCCCGTCGAGCACGCCGTAGACGCCGACGCACACCCCGACCAGGCCGGCCAGGACACAGGCAGCGATCAGCGCCCGCAGCCGCGTCCCGAGGTACGCCCGGCGGCCGTAGCCGCGGGAGTCCATCGCGGCCGCCAGCCGCAGGGACCGGTCCATCGCGTCCGCCAGCACCGGCACCACGATGCCCTTGACCGCCCGCAGCCCGCGACTGCGCCCCGCCCGCAGCCGGCGGGCGCGCCGCACGCGCTGCACGCTCTCGACGAGCTGCGGGGCGACCGTCAACGCCACCGTCACCGCGGTGCCCACCTCGTACAACGCCCCTGGAACCGCCTTGAGCAGGCGTTTCGGGTTGGCCAGGGCGTTCGCCGCGCCGACGCAGACGACCATCGTCGCCAGCCGCAGGCCGTCGTAGAAGCCGCCGAGCAGCTCCTCCGCCGACGCCGGCCCGAACAGGGACAACCCGGCGGCGAGCGGGACCCGGGGCAGCGTGAACAGCACGTGCCCGCCGTCGTCGCCGCCGATCAGGATCCGGAACAGCACGCGTGAGGCGACGATCAGTGCGCCGACGTAGACGTACAGCCGGAACGCCAGCGCCCAGGGCGCGTCCGTCCGCCGGTTCGCGACGACGAACCCGGCGACGGCGATGATCAGGCCGAGCAGCAGCGGGTTCGTCGTCCGGCTGGCGGCGACGGCCAGCGCGAGCGCCCAGGCCCACCAGGCGCCGGGGTGCAGCGCCCTACTGCGCACGCCGGCGACGGGCGACGACGATCCCGGCGCCGCCGACCAGCACGATCACGAGCGCCCCGATCACCAGGCCCCACGGGAACGAACCTCCGTCGGAGGAGGCGGCGGGAGCGGGCGCGGGCGAGGACGTCTGGCGCACCGGCGGCACGCGCGGCGGCGTCGGCAGGTCGTTCGCCGACTTCGGCCGCGCGAACGCCCACCCCTCGAACCCACCGGACGCCGGCTTGGCCGTCTGCGCGCCTTCCTGGCTCGACGTCCAGCTGCCCCCGGCGGTGGCGTGCCAGTAGCTCCAGTACGCCGTCGCCGACGGCATCCCCGCGCACGACTCGACGGCGGGGCCGGGCTGCCCGTTGATCCGGCAGGCCACGGCGAGGCCGTACTTCTGCGAACCGGCCACCTCGATCCCGGCCTCCTGCAGGGCGGCGATGCCGTTCGCGGGCGTGCCGGCCGCGCAGCGGACCAGGGGCTGCGGGCCGAGGTCGCCGAAGTCGACGACCACCGTCACGCCGCCGCCTTCCGGGCAGGCCCCGTCCGTGCCCGCCGCCGACGCGGGTGCGGCACCCACGAAGGCGGCGCCGAACAGGAGCGCGCAGACAACGGCGAAGCGGGAGGCGATCATGCAAGAACCTTAACCAGGCCGGACGCGGTTCCGGAGCGACTCGGGACACACCTAGACTGCGGGCCGTGGGACAGCTCATCGCGGACGGACAGCTGCGCGTCGGCCTCATCGGCGCCGGCCCGTGGGCGACGACGATCCACGCACCCGGCCTCGCGGACCACCCGGGCACCGCGCTGACCGCCGTCTGGGCCCGCCGCCCGGAGGCGGCGCAAACGCTTGCGGAGACGCACTGCGCGAACGCTGCCGAGAGCGTCGAGGACCTGTTCGCGCAGGTCGACGCGGTGGCGTTCGCCGTGCCGCCGTCGATCCAGGCGGAGCTGGGCGTGCGCGCGGCCGAAGCCGGGAAGCACCTGATCCTCGAAAAGCCGATCGCCGCCGACCTCGACGGCGCGCGCCGGCTGGCCGACGCGGTCGCGGCCGCGGACGTCGCCGCGCTCGTCGTGCTGACCCTGCGCTACTCGGCGCAGACCCAGGAGTGGCTCGCGGGCCTCGCCCAGGCGGGCGGCTGGGCAGGCGGCGGTGCGCGCTGGCTGTCCGGCGCGCTGCTCGGCGGCCAGTACGCCGACTCGGCGTGGCGGCAGGACGACGGCGGCGCGCTGTTCGACATCGGCCCGCACGCGCTCGACATGCTCGACGCCGCGCTCGGCCCGATCACCGAGGTGGTGGCGGCCCGGCAGAGCCCCGGCGACCTCTGGCACCTGATGCTGGCGCACGAGGGTGGCGTGATCAGCACGGCCACGCTCTCGCTGCGGTTGCCGGTGCAGCCGACCGTCGTCGAGGTCGCGGTCTGGGGCGAGCACGGTTACCGGACGCTCGGGCGCAAACCGGGCTCGGCGCAGGAGTCCTACACCGCGCTGCTCGACGATTTCGCCGCGATGATCGCGAGCGGGACGACTTCGCACCCCTGCGACGTCCGGCGCGGCCTGCACCTGCAGGTCCTGCTCGACCAGGCGCGACAGCTCGCCGCCAAGTAGTACACAGGGCAGTTTCCCGCGTTTTCCTTGCACCACAACACTTTCCCACTTGTCCCCGGAATTCATCCACAGGGTTGTCCACAGTTTCCACTGTGGACAGTGCACCCCCTGACCGAACCACGGGAGAACAAACGGCGCCACCGGAAAGATCACCGAATAGTGCGGTCCGCTCGGAGTGCCGAGTCGATCTTGCGATGCGATGGTGATCTTGGGAGGGGTCGTTTCATCGCGCACCGGTGATCTTGAGGGGTTCGAGAAGGGAGGCGCATGGATGCTCTGCTGCGCGCCTTCTGGGGGATGATTCCGATTTCGGCCATCGCGCTGCCGTACGCGCTGCTCGCGTGGCCACTGCTCGCGGCGAGGCGCCGCCGAAGAATGCCCGCCCGCCGCGCGAGCGCGACGGCCGCCGTCGACTGTGCCGCGATCCTCGTCGCGTTCCTGGTGTTTTGCCTGGTCACGATGCCTGTCGGCGACTCCGCCGAGAGCACGCTCGACCTCGTGCCGGGTGCCGACATCGCCGCGGCGGTCAGCAGCGACGGATCACTCTGGCAGGTGATCGGCAACGTCCTGCTGCTCTGCCCGCTCGGGGCGTTGCTGCCGCTGCGGATCCGCCGGCTGCGCATGCTGCCGCGGATCGCGCTGGCCGCGCTGGTCGCGTCCGTACTGGTGGAGGGTACGCAATATCTGATCCACACCGGCCGGGTGACGTCGGCCGACGACATCCTGCTGAACACGGCGGGCGCGACGCTCGGTGCGGCGCTCAGCCGCCGGGGCTGGCGCTGGCTGGACGCGTCGCCGCCGGTGCCCGTGGCGATCCCGCTGCCGCGCCGCACCATTTGCGCAGCTCCGACGCTCACGCTGCGGGTGCCGAGGTCGGTGTGGGACACGCGCTACGCGGCCATCGCGCACCCGGAACGCCAGTAAACCGGTTGCCGTCCGTGCGATCATGGCCGTGAAGAAGTGCCCTTTCGACTCAAGGAATGACTGCCTATGCCTGGCGCCGCTTCCGGCGTCGGCCCCCGCTAGGCCCGACGCCCAGCGATCTGCCCGCATGCCCGCTGCGAGGGCTGCGGTTCCTTGACGTGCTTTCGAAAGGCTCACATGTCTGCCATCCAGACCTATGTCCGTACGACGGCGCCACGCGGCCGGGAGACCGAGCGGGTCGGCCCGTTCCTGGCCACCTACTCGTCGAACAAGCACCCGATGCTCAACTACGCGATCCCGGACGACGGCGCGCAGCCGACGGCGGCGGAGCTCGAGGCGCTGACCGGGGCGTACCGGCGGCGGGGCCTGCTGCCGCGGCTGGAGTACTTCACCGACGTCGCCCCCGACCTGGAGAAACTGCTGGTCGGAGCGGGGTATGAGCTCGAACGGCGGGTGCCGCTGATGACGTGCGCGCCGTCCGAGCGCGTCGACGTGCCGGCGCCGGCGGGCGTCCGGCTGCGCACGCCGGAGTCCGACGACGACCTGCGGCGCATGCGGGCGGCGCAGAACACCGCGTTCGGCGAACCCGCGGGGATCGGCGACGCCGAGGTCGAGCAACTGAAGGCCGGACTCGACGCCGGCGTGCGACACCTCCTCGCGGAAGCCGGCGGCGTGGTGGTCGGCGGCGGGCTCGCCCTCGAAATCGTCGACGGCACCACCGAGATCGCCGGGATCGCCGTGCTCGAGGAGTACCGCGGGCGCGGGATCGCCGCCGCGCTCACCGCACGCCTCACCCGCGAGGTCCACGAGGCCGGGGCGCACACGGCGTTCCTCACCCCCGGCGACCTGGGGATCGGGAACGTCTACGCCCGCGTCGGCTACCGGCCGGCGGGCGAGTGCGTGCACCTCTCGATGAGTTAGTCGTCGAAGCGGCCGGAGCGGCCCTTCTTCACGTCGCTCCGGCGCTTCTTCGACGCCAGGCGGCGCTCCTTCGAACCCCGCGAGGGTTTCGTGGGACGCCGCTTGGCGGGCGGCGGCGCCGAGGCGTCGAGCAGGAGGTTCGCGAGCCTGCCGCGGGCTGCCTCACGGTTCTGCAGCTGGGACCGGTGTTCGCTGGCCGCGATCGTCAGGACGCCGTCGACCAGCCGGGACGCCAGCCCGGCCAGCACGCGCTCACGCAGGTGCTCGGGGATCGACGGCGACCCGGCGACGTCGAACGACAGCTCGACCCGCGAGTCCGTCGTGTTGACGCCTTGACCGCCGGGGCCGGACGACCGCGAGAAGCGTTCGCTGAGCTCGGCTTCCGGGATGACGAACCGGGAGCCGACGACGACGTCCCCGGCGGCCACCGTCAGAACCGCGGGTGGTCGCCCGAGAGCACCGCGCGCGGGCCGTCGACGTCTTCGGCGGGCTGGACGTCGCCGAGCACCCATGCCGGGACATGCCGCGCGGTGAGCATGGCCAGCGCCCTGTCCACGTCTTCGGCGCCGACGATCGCGACCATGCCGACACCCATGTTGAACGTCTTCTCCAGCTCGGCGCGCTCGACCTTGCCGCGCTGGCCGATCAGCGCGAACACCGGCGCCGGCGTCCAGGTGCCGCGGTCGAGCCGGGCGACCAGGCCGCGCGGCATGACGCGCGCGAGGTTGGCCTCCAGGCCGCCGCCGGTGATGTGCGCGAACGTCCGGACCTCGGTCTCGGCGGCGAGCGCCAGGCAGTCCTTCGCGTAGATCCGCGTCGGCTCCAGCATCTCCTCGCCGAGGGTGCGGCCGAACTCCTCGACGTGCCCGCCGAGCGGCATCCGGGCGATGTCCAGCAGCACGTGGCGGGCCAGGGAGTACCCGTTCGAGTGCAATCCGGACGAGCCGAGCGCCAGCACGACGTCACCCGGGCGGACCTTCTCCGGCGAGAGCAGCTGGGCCGCCTCGACCACGCCGACGCCGGTGGCCGACATGTCGTAGTCGTGCTCGCCCATCAGGCCCGGGTGCTCGGCCGTCTCGCCGCCGAGCAGCGCGCAGCCGGCCTGGACGCAGCCCTCGGCGATGCCGCCGACCAGGGCGGCGATCTTCTCCGGGTGCACCTTGCCGACGGCGATGTAGTCCTGCAGGAACAGCGGCTCGGCGCCGGTCACGACCAGGTCGTCGACCACCATGGCGACCAGGTCGATGCCGACCGTGTCGTACTTGTCGAGCGCCTGCGCGACCGCGATCTTGGTGCCGACGCCGTCGGTCGAGGACGCGAGGATCGGCTCCTTCCACTTGTCGAGCTTGAGGGAGAAGAGCCCGGCGAAGCCGCCGACACCGCCCATGACCTCGGGCCGCGTGGCCCGCTCGGCGTGCGGCTTGAGCAGCTCGACGGCTTGGTCGCCGGCGTCGATGCTGACGCCGGCGGCGGCGTACGTGGCGCTCGTGGACTCGCTCACGGTGGACGGACTCCCTACTGGAAGGAACTCAGGGACGCCGGACGGCGTCCTCGGCACCGTACCCGGCGGGGCTGACGGGGGTCGCCGCGCCATTGACCGCGTCGAGGCTTTCGAGCAGGTGTTTCCCGATCAACGCGTCTTCCGGCAGCGGGATCGGGTACTCGCCCGAGAAGCACGCCGTGCACAGCCGCGACTTCGGCTGTTCCGTGGCCGCTACCAGGCCGTCCAGGGAAATGTAGCCCAGGGAGTCGGCCCCGATCGAGCGCCGGATGCCGTCGGTGTCGACGCCGTTCGCGACCAGCTCGGCCCGCGAAGCGAAGTCGATGCCGTAGAAGCACGGCCAGCGCACGGGCGGCGACGCGATCCGGACGTGCACCTCGAGCGCGCCGGCTTCCCGCAACATGCGGACGAGCGCGCGCTGGGTGTTGCCGCGGACGATCGAGTCGTCCACCACGACCAGGCGCTTGCCGCGGATGACGTCGCGCAGCGGGTTCAGCTTGAGCCGGATGCCCAGCTGGCGGATGGTCTGCGACGGCTGGATGAAGGTGCGCCCGACGTAGGCGTTCTTGACCAGGCCGGTGCCGTAGGGGATACCCGAGCCCTGCGCGTAGCCGATCGCGGCCGGGGTGCCCGACTCCGGTACCGGCATCACCAGGTCGGCCTCGACCGGCTGCTCGGCCGCGAGGCGGCGGCCGATCTCGACGCGGGTGGCGTGCACGCCGCGGCCGGCGATCGTGGTGTCGGGGCGGGCCAGGTAGACGTACTCGAACACGCAGCCCTTGGGGTCCGGGTTCGCGAACCGCGAGGACCGCAGGCCCTCGGCGTCGATGGCGATCAGCTCGCCCGGCTCGACCTCGCGGACGAACGACGCGCCGACGATGTCGAGGCCCGCCGTCTCGCTCGAGACGACCCAGCCGCGCTCGAGCCTGCCGAGCACCAGCGGGTGCACGCCGTGCGGGTCACG belongs to Amycolatopsis tolypomycina and includes:
- the purM gene encoding phosphoribosylformylglycinamidine cyclo-ligase: MSESTSATYAAAGVSIDAGDQAVELLKPHAERATRPEVMGGVGGFAGLFSLKLDKWKEPILASSTDGVGTKIAVAQALDKYDTVGIDLVAMVVDDLVVTGAEPLFLQDYIAVGKVHPEKIAALVGGIAEGCVQAGCALLGGETAEHPGLMGEHDYDMSATGVGVVEAAQLLSPEKVRPGDVVLALGSSGLHSNGYSLARHVLLDIARMPLGGHVEEFGRTLGEEMLEPTRIYAKDCLALAAETEVRTFAHITGGGLEANLARVMPRGLVARLDRGTWTPAPVFALIGQRGKVERAELEKTFNMGVGMVAIVGAEDVDRALAMLTARHVPAWVLGDVQPAEDVDGPRAVLSGDHPRF
- the purF gene encoding amidophosphoribosyltransferase, producing the protein MVSDPQLVSDQPEPEPREECGVFGVWAPGEEVAKLTYYGLYALQHRGQEAAGISVSDGSQIVVFKDLGLVSQVFDEQILQSLQGHIAVGHCRYSTTGATIWENAQPIFRTTETGSGLSFAHNGNLVNTAELRERTIEAGLKPHAGLTGSSSDSDLICGLLAANAADKGIEAAAMELLPTLKGAFCLVFSDENTLYAARDPHGVHPLVLGRLERGWVVSSETAGLDIVGASFVREVEPGELIAIDAEGLRSSRFANPDPKGCVFEYVYLARPDTTIAGRGVHATRVEIGRRLAAEQPVEADLVMPVPESGTPAAIGYAQGSGIPYGTGLVKNAYVGRTFIQPSQTIRQLGIRLKLNPLRDVIRGKRLVVVDDSIVRGNTQRALVRMLREAGALEVHVRIASPPVRWPCFYGIDFASRAELVANGVDTDGIRRSIGADSLGYISLDGLVAATEQPKSRLCTACFSGEYPIPLPEDALIGKHLLESLDAVNGAATPVSPAGYGAEDAVRRP